In the genome of Ferrovibrio terrae, the window CAAGTGGGCGACAGCGCAGAAGGCGCCGGCGAAAAAGCGCCAGTAGCCCCCCATCCTTCCCCTTGGTGCTTTTTCTTCGCCAGCGCTAAACTGGCGCAAAGCGAAGGGGAGGATACCAAATGGCCGAAGTCATCAAGACGGGCTCGCTCAAAGGCAAGACGCTGTTCATCACCGGCGCCAGCCGGGGTATCGGACTGGCGATCGGCCTGCGTGCCGCGAAAGACGGCGCCAATGTCGTGATCGCCGCCAAGACCACCGAACCGCATCCCAAGCTGGCCGGCACCATCTACACGGCGGCCGAGGCTATCGAGAAAGCCGGCGGCAAGGCGCTGCCGCTGGTAGTGGATGTGCGCGACGAGGCCGTGGTCGAGGAGGCGGTCAACAAGGCAGTCGAGTCCTTTGGCGGTATCGACATTCTGGTCAACAACGCCTCTGCCATTTCGCTCAGCGGCACGCTGGAAACGCCGATGAAACGCTACGACCTGATGCACCAGATCAATACGCGCGGCACGTATCTGTGCAGCCAGAAATGCCTGCCGCACCTGATGAAGGCCGAGAATCCGCATATCCTCAACCTGTCGCCGCCGCTGAACATGAAGGAGCACTGGTTTGCGCCCCACGTGGCCTACACGATGGCGAAATTCGGCATGAGCATGTGCGTGTTGGGCATGGCCGGCGAGTTCAAAAGGAAAGGTATCGGCGTCAATGCGCTGTGGCCGCGCACCGCCATCGATACCGATGCGATGAACGTGATCACCGGGCCCGAACTGCGCAAGAAATGCCGCAAGGTCGAGATCATGTCCGATGCGGCGCATGTGATCCTGACCCGTCCGGCGAAAGAAACCACCGGAAACTTCTTCATCGACGACGAGGTGCTGCGCACCGCAGGCCTGACGCATTTCGAGCGCTATCGCCATCCCGGTACCGCCGAAACTGATCTCATCCCCGATTTCTTCGTTTGAGCAGCCGCGTCACGAGTCGCTGATTTCAATACCCGGCTGAAATCTGTGAAAGCGGTGTGAGATTTCTGGGGTGGAACGTGGCGCAAGCCCGATTTTCCACGCCTTTCCGGGCCTTTCGCACCTGCCACGCAAGCGTGGCCGTGGAACCTAAGCCTTCCCAACCCGTTGGTTACGCACAAGTGCAGAGCGGTGTGCGAATGCGGGCCGGTCTGCCGAACCGAAGCCATCCGGGCTTCAAGGAGGCGACCATGAACCATGTTGCGAAGAACCGTCTGATGGCCGCAGCTGCGGCCGTTGCTCTGATCGCTGCCAGTGCCTCGCTGGGTGCCTGCGGCCAGTCGAAATCTGACCGTGCGATATCGGGTGGCGCCATCGGCGCCGGTGTTGGCGCCGTGGGCGGGGCCCTGACCGGTAATGCCCTGGGCGGCGCCGTGATCGGCGGCGCGGCCGGTGCGGCCACTGGCGCACTGACTGACGAAGACCAAATCAACCTTGGCAAGCCTGCCTGGCGCTAACACGCGCAGGAGCTGCTGGGGACGCTACGACCGCGGACGACTTGATTAAGTCGTCCGCGGGCTAACCAACCACAGAAGACCAACCCACGTACAAAAGGACGATGTCATGTTGACCCTCTCCCAGTTCTCCCGCAGCCTTGCCGTTGTCGCCATGCTGGGCGGCGCTGTCGCGGTTACCGCCTGCAGTTCCACCACCAAGCAGGAATCGACCGGCGAATATGTCGACTCTGCCGCCATCACCACCAAGGTGAAGGCCGAGCTGATCAAGGATCCGGTTACCAAGGCCGGCCAGATCAGCGTCGAAACCTTCAAGGACACCGTGCAGCTGAGCGGCTTCGTCGACACGGCGGCGTCCAAGAGCCGCGCCGAGCAGATTGCCCGCAACGTGCAGGGCGTGCGCTCGGTCAAAAATGACCTCGTCGTGAAGTAAGGAACACGCCATGCCGATGGGACGCGTGTTGGGCGTGATCGCGCTGGTTGCCGGCGCAATCCTGCTCTACTTCGGCCTCAATGCCTCGGATGCTCCGATGGAGCAGCTGAACGAAACCTTCACGGGCAGCTACAGCGACCGCACAATGTGGTACCTGGTCGGTGGCGCTGCGACTGCCTGCGGCGGCCTCGTGCTGCTGCTGCTGGGCCGCAAGGCCTGATCTCCCGGCGCTGGGGCATCGCCCCAGCGCCATACTTCTCTAGCCTGCCGTCATCCCGCTATCCGACTGGAGGCCACAATGGGCATCGGTACGATTCTGCTTATTATTCTGATCATCCTGCTGATCGGCGCGGTGCCGAGCTGGCCGTATAGCACCGGCTGGGGCTATTACCCCAGCGGCGGCATCGGCATCATCCTGATCGTCGTGATTGTCTTGCTTCTGATGGGACGCATCTAGCGGCCTGATCAGGGAGCCTGAAACAGCGTCCGGTCGCGAGACCGGGCGTTTTTTCATGTCTTGTTACCCTGCGTCTCGCTGGCAATGGCCTCGTGATGCCGGATCACCTCCTTGACGATGAAGGCGAGGAATTTCTCGGCGAAATCCGGGTCCAGCTTTGCGGCTTCAGCCAGCTGGCGCAGGCGGGCGATCTGGCGGCCTTCGCGTGCAGGATCGGCGGGCGGCAGCTTCTCGGTGGCCTTGAGGCGCCCGACCTGCTGTGTGCATTTGAACCGTTCGGCCAGCAGATGAATCAGGGCAGCATCGATATTGTCGATGCTGTCGCGCAGGCGCAGCAGTTCTGGATGCACGGTCGGGGTTGTGTCGGAAGCCATGGATCATCCTGACGGGCGGGAAATCAAAATCGGGCGCCCATGATGCTGGGGCTGAGGCAGGGGTCAAGTGCCCCGCAGCTCACTGCAGATGCAGGTCGACCTTGTAGCGTTCGTGGCCGTCTTCATCGGCGCGCTCGATGCCGATCACGCCGACGTCGTTACGCGTGGCCAGTGCCGGCAGCTGGGTGAGCAGATTGGCATGGGCGTGAACCGCGTTGGCTACCCCGTCGAAAGCGATGCCGATCGCCGTCATGTGGCAATCGAAGCAATAGCCGGCCTTCAGGTAGTCATGCGCCGAGGCCAGGTCGTGGAACAGGATGCCGGCAGTCTTCTCGATGGCGGACTGGCGAATCTGTGCCGTCGTCATGTCCTGCCCGTCGATCCGGAACGAACGCCGGTAGGCCTGGAAAAACGTCCAGGCCAGCAGCAGGGCGGCCTTGGTTTTGCCGCCGCCGGCCGGGCCGGAGATGAACAGGAAATGCGGCCGCGCGAGGCGGGCCTGAAGCTGCCGCACCTGGTCGAAACTGAAACCGAAATCGGGGAGGGACTGGAAATTGCGCTGAGACATCCTGAACCCAAAACTGGGGAGCAGCGCTTAGTACTATCAGGGGTAGTCTTTACAGGAGTTTAAATCTGGTAACCCCCGGCCGGACCGATCCAGCCGGTCAGGCGGCCTGGCGACGCAGCCCCAGGCGTTGCCAGACGTCCAGCAGGGCATTGGTCAGGGCCTGCATCATCGCATCGGTGTGTACCGGGGTCGGCGTGATGCGCAGCCGTTCGGTGCCGCGCGGCACCGTCGGGTAGTTGATTGGCTGGATGTAGATGCCGTGATCGGCCAGCAGCATGTCGGACGCGGCTTTGCACAAAGCGGCATCGCCGACCATGACCGGCACGATATGGCTCTGGTTGACCAACACCGGCAGGCCGGCAGCCAGCAGCATGCGGCGCAGGGTGGCGGCGCGCTCCTGATGGCGGGCGCGCTCGACCTGGCTGCGCTTGAGATAGCGCACGCTGGCGGCGGCGGCGGCGGCGATGGCCGGTGGCATGGCGGTGGAGAAGATAAAGCCCGGCGCATAGGAGCGCACAGCATCGATCATCTTGGCGCTGCCGGCGATATAGCCGCCGACAACGCCAAAGGCCTTGCCGAGCGTGCCCTGGATGATGTGGATGCGCTGCATCGCGTCGTCCCGGTCGGCAATGCCGCCGCCCCGATTGCCATACAGGCCGACGGCATGCACTTCATCGAGATAGGTCATGGCGTCGTATTTGTCGGCGAGGTCGCAGATCGCATGGATCGGCGCGATGTCGCCATCCATCGAATAGACGCTCTCGAAGGCGATCAGCTTCGGCCGGTCGGCCGGAATCGCCTGCAGCAGTTCTTCCAGATGCGCGACGTCGTTATGCCGCCAGATCTGCCGCTCGCAGCCGGCCTGGCGGATACCCTCGATCATCGAATTGTGGTTGTCGGCATCCGACAGGATCACACAGCCCGGCATCAGCTTGGCAATCGTCGACAGGGATGTCTGGTTGGCGATGTAGCCCGACATGAAAGCGAGCGCGGCCTGCTTGCCATGCAGGTCGGCCAGTTCGCGCTCGAGTTCGACGATCGCGTGGCTGTTGCCGGAAATGTTGCGAGTACCGCCGGCACCGGCACCGAACTCCTTCGCCGCCTGCTGCAGGGCCTCGATCACCACAGGATTCTGGCCCATGGCGAGATAGTCATTCGAGCACCACATGGTGATCTTCGCCGGGCCGATGCCGCTGTGGTTATCGGCCACGGGGAAGCTGCCGCAATTCCGGGCGAGTTCGGTGAACACCCGGTAGCGCTTTTCGCTGTGCAGCCTGTCGACTGCCTGGCTGAAGAGGGCTTCGTAATCCATGGGGCTTTACGCTGCGTCCTTGCTGGTGGCCGGATATTAGGCCCGGGCGAACCGGCTGGCTAGGCCCTCTGCCCGGGTCCGGGCGCGGCGAGGGGTCGCAGGCTGCAGTCTCATGCAAATGCGACTGCAGCGCACAAAAAACGTCAGCCCGGACGGTTCATGCGGAACATCGTCTCGGGCGTGGCCTCGAAGTAATCCGCCATATAGCCCGAGCGCATGATGGGCCGCGCTGCAGCCGCATCGAACAGGCCATTGCTGATATAGGCCCGGTTGATATGCACGCCGACCACCTGGCCGATGATCATCCAGCCGTCCAGCCTGTTGCCATCCAGATCCTGCAGTTGCAGCACCTGCAGCAGCCTGCATTCCAGTGCGGTGGGGCTTTCGGCCACGCGCGGCACCTTCACCTGCCGGCAGGGTGCCGGCGTCAGGCCTGCGAGGGTAAATTCATCGACCTCATGCGGCACGGTGGCGGCGGTCTTGTTCATCGCCTCGGCCAGCGGTTTGGTGACCAGGTTGGCGACGAATTCGCCGGTGGCTTCGATATTGCTGACGCTATCCTTGTTGCTGGTGCGGTTCTTCCAGCCGGCGCTGCCGAAGGCGATGATCGGCGGTTTGTCGAAAAAGGCGTTGAAGAAGCTGTAGGGCGCGAGATTAACCCGGCCCTGTGCGTCGCGCGACGAAATCCAGCCGATGGGGCGCGGCCCGACAATCGCCTTGAACGGATCATGCGCAAGGCCATGGCCCTTGGCCGGCTCGTAGAAGTGAAAATCGTCGCTGGCAATCGGCGTGTTCGACATTCTGAATCTCTTGGCTGGATTTCGCTGGCGGCCCGGCTGCCGGTCGCAGCCTGAATATATTGGTGATAAAGTGGTCCAAACTGGAGCCGCCGTCCACCGGCGCAGATCACAATCCCCGGAGCTTGGCCCGAGCGGGCGCCTGATGCCTTACGATCTCAATCGGCTGAACCTGCTTGTCGTGGAGCCCGATGCGGATGTCGCATCGACCTGGCGCCGGCTGTCGGCCACGTTGCGCATCAAGACGCCCAATATCGTGCCGGACACCGCGCAGGCCTGGACCCTGCTGAAAGGTGCTCCACAGGCGAATGGCAGCGTGTCGGGCCTGCGCGTCGATGCTGTCATCGTCCGCTGGGAACTGGCCGGCGAGGATGGGCTGAACCTCGTCACCCGCCTGCGGCGCGACCCGGACTCGCCAGCGCCCTTCCTGCCCACAGTCATCGTTACAGGTACGGTGACGCGCGAGCGTATCCGTCGCGCGCTGGATGCCGGGGTCAACGAAGTGCTGGCGTTGCCGCTGGCGCCGAAGGCAGTGGAAAACCGGCTGCGCGAGATGGTGGAACGGCCGCGCAAATTCATTCGGGAGGGCGGCTAT includes:
- a CDS encoding SDR family oxidoreductase; the encoded protein is MAEVIKTGSLKGKTLFITGASRGIGLAIGLRAAKDGANVVIAAKTTEPHPKLAGTIYTAAEAIEKAGGKALPLVVDVRDEAVVEEAVNKAVESFGGIDILVNNASAISLSGTLETPMKRYDLMHQINTRGTYLCSQKCLPHLMKAENPHILNLSPPLNMKEHWFAPHVAYTMAKFGMSMCVLGMAGEFKRKGIGVNALWPRTAIDTDAMNVITGPELRKKCRKVEIMSDAAHVILTRPAKETTGNFFIDDEVLRTAGLTHFERYRHPGTAETDLIPDFFV
- a CDS encoding YMGG-like glycine zipper-containing protein; translation: MNHVAKNRLMAAAAAVALIAASASLGACGQSKSDRAISGGAIGAGVGAVGGALTGNALGGAVIGGAAGAATGALTDEDQINLGKPAWR
- a CDS encoding BON domain-containing protein, which produces MLTLSQFSRSLAVVAMLGGAVAVTACSSTTKQESTGEYVDSAAITTKVKAELIKDPVTKAGQISVETFKDTVQLSGFVDTAASKSRAEQIARNVQGVRSVKNDLVVK
- a CDS encoding DUF3185 family protein; the encoded protein is MPMGRVLGVIALVAGAILLYFGLNASDAPMEQLNETFTGSYSDRTMWYLVGGAATACGGLVLLLLGRKA
- a CDS encoding DUF3309 family protein translates to MGIGTILLIILIILLIGAVPSWPYSTGWGYYPSGGIGIILIVVIVLLLMGRI
- a CDS encoding chorismate mutase produces the protein MASDTTPTVHPELLRLRDSIDNIDAALIHLLAERFKCTQQVGRLKATEKLPPADPAREGRQIARLRQLAEAAKLDPDFAEKFLAFIVKEVIRHHEAIASETQGNKT
- the hemA gene encoding 5-aminolevulinate synthase, with the protein product MDYEALFSQAVDRLHSEKRYRVFTELARNCGSFPVADNHSGIGPAKITMWCSNDYLAMGQNPVVIEALQQAAKEFGAGAGGTRNISGNSHAIVELERELADLHGKQAALAFMSGYIANQTSLSTIAKLMPGCVILSDADNHNSMIEGIRQAGCERQIWRHNDVAHLEELLQAIPADRPKLIAFESVYSMDGDIAPIHAICDLADKYDAMTYLDEVHAVGLYGNRGGGIADRDDAMQRIHIIQGTLGKAFGVVGGYIAGSAKMIDAVRSYAPGFIFSTAMPPAIAAAAAASVRYLKRSQVERARHQERAATLRRMLLAAGLPVLVNQSHIVPVMVGDAALCKAASDMLLADHGIYIQPINYPTVPRGTERLRITPTPVHTDAMMQALTNALLDVWQRLGLRRQAA
- a CDS encoding flavin reductase family protein, which codes for MSNTPIASDDFHFYEPAKGHGLAHDPFKAIVGPRPIGWISSRDAQGRVNLAPYSFFNAFFDKPPIIAFGSAGWKNRTSNKDSVSNIEATGEFVANLVTKPLAEAMNKTAATVPHEVDEFTLAGLTPAPCRQVKVPRVAESPTALECRLLQVLQLQDLDGNRLDGWMIIGQVVGVHINRAYISNGLFDAAAARPIMRSGYMADYFEATPETMFRMNRPG
- a CDS encoding response regulator yields the protein MPYDLNRLNLLVVEPDADVASTWRRLSATLRIKTPNIVPDTAQAWTLLKGAPQANGSVSGLRVDAVIVRWELAGEDGLNLVTRLRRDPDSPAPFLPTVIVTGTVTRERIRRALDAGVNEVLALPLAPKAVENRLREMVERPRKFIREGGYFGPDRRRQVRADYAGPFRRAADRAAE